In one window of Primulina tabacum isolate GXHZ01 chromosome 8, ASM2559414v2, whole genome shotgun sequence DNA:
- the LOC142553713 gene encoding uncharacterized protein LOC142553713, producing the protein MSLVDYASSSEEEETEKLQQRQPMNDASSRQELNRKAASSLTKQMKNVSNQSESSELKLPDASFLLNSPSVPSNGLDASDHSSRVAAAMARSAARKRELNMLPADNPRSKFPKGSLPHSKNVPDTLGGRLLPPQLVGRSNVVTEDISKLFVRRSTDSPAE; encoded by the exons ATGTCTCTGGTGGATTATGCTTCGTCTTCAGAGGAAGAAGAAACAGAGAAGCTTCAACAACGACAGCCTATGAACGACGCTTCGTCTCGTCAAGAACTCAACAG GAAAGCGGCATCTTCACTTACTAaacaaatgaaaaatgtttCTAATCAGTCAGAGTCTTCTGAGCTGAAACTTCCTGATGCATCTTTTCTCTTGAACTCTCCTTCTGTGCCTTCAAATGGTTTAGATGCTTCAGACCACTCATCCCGAGTTGCTGCTGCTATGGCTCGAAGTGCAGCACGAAAGAGGGAGTTGAATATGTTACCTGCCGATAATCCTCGTAGTAAATTTCCGAAAGGGTCCTTGCCTCACTCAAAGAATGTTCCAGATACATTAGGCGGTCGTCTTCTTCCACCTCAGCTTGTGGGAAG AAGTAACGTGGTGACTGAGGACATAAGCAAGCTCTTTGTGAGAAGAAGTACAGATTCGCCAGCCGAGTAG